Proteins from one Archocentrus centrarchus isolate MPI-CPG fArcCen1 chromosome 8, fArcCen1, whole genome shotgun sequence genomic window:
- the LOC115784484 gene encoding uncharacterized protein LOC115784484 isoform X2, giving the protein MDVSSQDPPLMAMDLSKSYNPLTRSHAEAMDLAKKPEWYHRRPPSCSTDLASSYRPRASSSYGSLATQPGAPMRCRDMEDSPESLGGYMNSTLAPGLDLYHDGVHGGLWHPGFYGPEQSGGPVPESSGGEESDSGSDVIFLVSSAKEPLLCGSFIQDGVTHMVEPLSPAASSLDEERGCYHLPQPLSSPSPDSSYSDDSSDSSVDIPVHHTRPVVLLSDLGAVYSNPAESAVDVSSDDSDVIEVSVTEQKNKNNCYQKTSPPHSESEKAPQREVRRSARIRKPVSEILPFTYSVSRHSLSRRAKHDAVGIYNESCDSDDVMDYALRVSSSDDSPVKSPQRESCNSEESDADVRMDRKSPEREKQQQQPRCKASNAKSIKRKQKKSLVAPKTKKLRRTNQKQHCRIPPPHPKSSAYRGAVANKKTVTRRRRKHCHQTGPSPLFSPREPEIKLKYLNAKEDKKEKKSYAFCPFVHMERQACTVVNYQEEEATVRRSGGGQQVACRALSGFVPNTSCFQLGRLSSESRSESSLFCCLCGHTANVMGLGDLHGPYYPSVDGQKEELNGLYKSSLVNSSDDNGAADSNAPLKVSLRLNECWIHEDCGIWSAGIFLIRGKLYGLEEAARLAQETRGPQSEESWLKTGRS; this is encoded by the exons ATGGACGTGTCCTCCCAGGATCCTCCTCTCATGGCAATGGACCTGTCAAAGAGTTACAACCCGCTGACCCGCAGCCACGCTGAAGCCATGGACCTGGCCAAGAAGCCCGAGTGGTACCACAGACGCCCGCCGAGCTGCAGCACAGACCTCGCCTCCTCGTACAGACCCAGAGCCTCATCCTCCTACGGCTCACTCGCCACTCAGCCGGGAGCTCCCATGCGCTGCAGAGACATGGAGGACAGCCCAGAGTCTTTGGGGGGTTACATGAACTCAACGCTGGCTCCAGGTCTGGATCTGTACCATGATGGAGTCCACGGTGGTCTGTGGCATCCGGGTTTCTATGGGCCTGAGCAGAGCGGTGGCCCGGTTCCTGAAAGCAGCGGCGGAGAGGAGAGTGACAGCGGCTCTGATGTCATCTTTCTTGTCTCCTCTGCGAAGGAGCCGCTCCTGTGCGGTTCTTTCATCCAGGATGGCGTGACACACATGGTGGAGCCCCTGTCCCCCGCTGCGTCCTCACTTGACGAGGAGCGAGGGTGTTACCACCTACCTCAACCTCTGAGTTCGCCCAGTCCTGACAGCTCATACTCGGATGACTCCTCGGACAGCTCGGTGGACATTCCCGTACATCACACCCGGCCTGTAGTTCTCCTGTCGGACCTCGGTGCCGTTTACAGCAACCCTGCTGAATCTGCCGTCGACGTTTCCAGCGACGACAGCGACGTCATCGAAGTTTCCGTAACTGAgcagaagaataaaaacaactgCTACCAGAAAACTTCTCCTCCTCATAGTGAGAGCGAAAAAGCTCCGCAAAGAGAAGTCCGCCGCAGCGCTCGGATACGAAAGCCGGTTTCTGAAATCCTGCCGTTCACCTATAGCGTATCTCGCCACAGCTTGAGCAGGCGAGCCAAACACGACGCTGTGGGTATATACAATGAGAGCTGCGACTCCGATGATGTGATGGACTACGCCTTGAGGGTGTCTAGCTCAGACGACTCACCAGTAAAGTCGCCACAAAGAGAGAGCTGCAATTCAGAGGAGTCTGACGCAGATGTTCGGATGGACAGGAAGTCCCCGGAGagggagaagcagcagcagcagcctcgcTGCAAAGCTTcaaatgcgaaaagcattaaaCGCAAACAAAAGAAGTCGCTTGTGGctcctaaaacaaaaaaattaagaagAACAAATCAGAAACAGCACTGCAGGATCCCACCACCACATCCAAAGTCCTCTGCCTACAGGGGTGCAGTGGCTAACAAAAAAACTGTCACAAGGCGGCGGAGAAAACACTGCCATCAGACTGGGCCTTCGCCGCTGTTTTCTCCTAGAGAGCCTGAGATAAAGCTCAAGTATTTGAATGCTAAAGAGgacaaaaaggagaagaaatcCTACGCTTTCTGCCCGTTTGTTCACATGGAGCGGCAGGCATGCACCGTGGTCAACTaccaggaggaggaggcaaCAGTTCGGCGCAGTGGAGGAGGACAGCAGGTTGCTTGCAGGGCTCTGTCCGGGTTTGTTCccaacacttcctgtttccagcTGGGACGGCTCAGCTCGGAGAGCCGGTCTGAGTCGTCATTGTTCTGCTGCCTGTGCGGCCACACTGCCAACGTCATGGGCCTCGGGGACCTTCACGGGCCATACTATCCCAGTGTGGACGGTCAGAAGGAGGAGCTAAACGGACTCTATAAAAGCAGTTTGGTGAATTCCTCAGATGACAATGGAGCTGCTGACAGCAACGCCCCCCTAAAGGTTTCTCTTCGACTGAACGAGTGCTGGATCCATGAGGACTGCGGCATCTGGTCCGCCGGCATCTTTCTTATCCGAGGAAAGCTGTACGGGTTGGAGGAGGCGGCGCGGCTCGCACAGGAAACG aggggcccccaatcagaagaaagctggcttaaaacagggaggagctaa
- the LOC115784484 gene encoding uncharacterized protein LOC115784484 isoform X1 — MDVSSQDPPLMAMDLSKSYNPLTRSHAEAMDLAKKPEWYHRRPPSCSTDLASSYRPRASSSYGSLATQPGAPMRCRDMEDSPESLGGYMNSTLAPGLDLYHDGVHGGLWHPGFYGPEQSGGPVPESSGGEESDSGSDVIFLVSSAKEPLLCGSFIQDGVTHMVEPLSPAASSLDEERGCYHLPQPLSSPSPDSSYSDDSSDSSVDIPVHHTRPVVLLSDLGAVYSNPAESAVDVSSDDSDVIEVSVTEQKNKNNCYQKTSPPHSESEKAPQREVRRSARIRKPVSEILPFTYSVSRHSLSRRAKHDAVGIYNESCDSDDVMDYALRVSSSDDSPVKSPQRESCNSEESDADVRMDRKSPEREKQQQQPRCKASNAKSIKRKQKKSLVAPKTKKLRRTNQKQHCRIPPPHPKSSAYRGAVANKKTVTRRRRKHCHQTGPSPLFSPREPEIKLKYLNAKEDKKEKKSYAFCPFVHMERQACTVVNYQEEEATVRRSGGGQQVACRALSGFVPNTSCFQLGRLSSESRSESSLFCCLCGHTANVMGLGDLHGPYYPSVDGQKEELNGLYKSSLVNSSDDNGAADSNAPLKVSLRLNECWIHEDCGIWSAGIFLIRGKLYGLEEAARLAQETICATCQQTGAIMGCFQKGCPRNYHYRCAIQSGCVLNEENFSMRCPEHKNKPFTSATRQQKR, encoded by the exons ATGGACGTGTCCTCCCAGGATCCTCCTCTCATGGCAATGGACCTGTCAAAGAGTTACAACCCGCTGACCCGCAGCCACGCTGAAGCCATGGACCTGGCCAAGAAGCCCGAGTGGTACCACAGACGCCCGCCGAGCTGCAGCACAGACCTCGCCTCCTCGTACAGACCCAGAGCCTCATCCTCCTACGGCTCACTCGCCACTCAGCCGGGAGCTCCCATGCGCTGCAGAGACATGGAGGACAGCCCAGAGTCTTTGGGGGGTTACATGAACTCAACGCTGGCTCCAGGTCTGGATCTGTACCATGATGGAGTCCACGGTGGTCTGTGGCATCCGGGTTTCTATGGGCCTGAGCAGAGCGGTGGCCCGGTTCCTGAAAGCAGCGGCGGAGAGGAGAGTGACAGCGGCTCTGATGTCATCTTTCTTGTCTCCTCTGCGAAGGAGCCGCTCCTGTGCGGTTCTTTCATCCAGGATGGCGTGACACACATGGTGGAGCCCCTGTCCCCCGCTGCGTCCTCACTTGACGAGGAGCGAGGGTGTTACCACCTACCTCAACCTCTGAGTTCGCCCAGTCCTGACAGCTCATACTCGGATGACTCCTCGGACAGCTCGGTGGACATTCCCGTACATCACACCCGGCCTGTAGTTCTCCTGTCGGACCTCGGTGCCGTTTACAGCAACCCTGCTGAATCTGCCGTCGACGTTTCCAGCGACGACAGCGACGTCATCGAAGTTTCCGTAACTGAgcagaagaataaaaacaactgCTACCAGAAAACTTCTCCTCCTCATAGTGAGAGCGAAAAAGCTCCGCAAAGAGAAGTCCGCCGCAGCGCTCGGATACGAAAGCCGGTTTCTGAAATCCTGCCGTTCACCTATAGCGTATCTCGCCACAGCTTGAGCAGGCGAGCCAAACACGACGCTGTGGGTATATACAATGAGAGCTGCGACTCCGATGATGTGATGGACTACGCCTTGAGGGTGTCTAGCTCAGACGACTCACCAGTAAAGTCGCCACAAAGAGAGAGCTGCAATTCAGAGGAGTCTGACGCAGATGTTCGGATGGACAGGAAGTCCCCGGAGagggagaagcagcagcagcagcctcgcTGCAAAGCTTcaaatgcgaaaagcattaaaCGCAAACAAAAGAAGTCGCTTGTGGctcctaaaacaaaaaaattaagaagAACAAATCAGAAACAGCACTGCAGGATCCCACCACCACATCCAAAGTCCTCTGCCTACAGGGGTGCAGTGGCTAACAAAAAAACTGTCACAAGGCGGCGGAGAAAACACTGCCATCAGACTGGGCCTTCGCCGCTGTTTTCTCCTAGAGAGCCTGAGATAAAGCTCAAGTATTTGAATGCTAAAGAGgacaaaaaggagaagaaatcCTACGCTTTCTGCCCGTTTGTTCACATGGAGCGGCAGGCATGCACCGTGGTCAACTaccaggaggaggaggcaaCAGTTCGGCGCAGTGGAGGAGGACAGCAGGTTGCTTGCAGGGCTCTGTCCGGGTTTGTTCccaacacttcctgtttccagcTGGGACGGCTCAGCTCGGAGAGCCGGTCTGAGTCGTCATTGTTCTGCTGCCTGTGCGGCCACACTGCCAACGTCATGGGCCTCGGGGACCTTCACGGGCCATACTATCCCAGTGTGGACGGTCAGAAGGAGGAGCTAAACGGACTCTATAAAAGCAGTTTGGTGAATTCCTCAGATGACAATGGAGCTGCTGACAGCAACGCCCCCCTAAAGGTTTCTCTTCGACTGAACGAGTGCTGGATCCATGAGGACTGCGGCATCTGGTCCGCCGGCATCTTTCTTATCCGAGGAAAGCTGTACGGGTTGGAGGAGGCGGCGCGGCTCGCACAGGAAACG atttgtgcCACCTGCCAGCAAACAGGCGCAATAATGGGCTGTTTCCAGAAGGGCTGCCCCAGGAATTATCACTACAGATGTGCCATCCAGTCAG gctgcgTCCTCAATGAGGAGAACTTCTCAATGAGATGTCCAGAGCACAAG AACAAACCGTTCACAAGTGCAACCAGACAGCAGAAGAGGTGA
- the unm_sa1261 gene encoding serine/threonine-protein kinase SBK1 produces the protein MNSVPHGSRASIDILEELQLIAAQNLEKLDINKYYEVVRELGKGTYGKVDLVIHKIRGTKMALKFLRKKTTKLKSFLREYSISLYLSPCPFIINMYGIAFETDDYYIFAQEYALAGDLFDIIPPQVGLPEAVAKRCVHQVAIALDYLHCKKLVHRDIKPENVLIFDRECRKVKLSDFGMTRRAGSPVKRVSGTIPYTAPELCDTSRHEGFCVDYSTDVWAFGVLLFCMLTGNFPWEKAMPNDAFYEEFVRWQRRRTATVPSQWRRFTDEALRMFRRLLSIEQDRRCSVKEVFSYFNLCWMLDTENGNCNGSSRGLPSSAPPLDISSSSSEEDVLVDRLKQQSLSPACVVAKGGVMMDTQYSSMSTNSSPSSTGSFERVNRENNERGRILVTTPIEICV, from the exons ATGAACTCCGTGCCCCATGGCTCCCGTGCCTCCATCGACATCCTGGAGGAACTCCAGCTGATTGCTGCACAGAATCTGGAAAAACTGGACATCAACAAATACTATGAAGTCGTTCGTGAGCTGGGCAAGGGAACCTATGGAAAGGTGGACCTGGTCATCCACAAAATCAGAG GCACGAAAATGGCGCTGAAGTTCCTGAGAAAGAAGACCACCAAGCTGAAGAGCTTCCTGAGAGAGTACAGCATCTCCCTCTACCTGTCGCCTTGCCCGTTCATCATCAACATGTACGGCATCGCCTTCGAAACGGACGACTACTACATCTTCGCTCAGGAGTACGCGTTGGCGGGAGATCTGTTTGACATCATTCCTCCACAG GTGGGACTTCCTGAGGCGGTGGCGAAGCGCTGCGTGCACCAGGTGGCCATCGCTCTGGACTACCTACACTGCAAGAAGCTGGTGCACCGGGACATCAAGCCCGAGAACGTCCTCATTTTTGACAGAGAGTGCCGAAAGGTCAAGCTGTCAGACTTCGGCATGACACGGCGCGCAGGATCTCCAGTGAAACGTGTGAGTGGAACCATCCCGTACACGGCGCCGGAGCTGTGCGACACCTCCCGACACGAGGGCTTCTGTGTGGATTACAGCACAGACGTGTGGGCGTTTGGCGTGCTGCTTTTCTGCATGCTGACAGGAAACTTCCCCTGGGAGAAGGCTATGCCTAACGACGCCTTCTACGAGGAGTTTGTCCGCTGGCAACGCCGTCGGACCGCCACAGTGCCGTCGCAGTGGCGCCGCTTCACTGATGAAGCCCTGCGAATGTTTCGCAGGCTCCTCTCCATTGAGCAGGATCGCCGCTGCTCTGTTAAAGAAGTCTTCAGCTACTTCAACCTGTGCTGGATGCTGGACACAGAGAATGGGAACTGTAATGGCAGCAGCAGAGGTTTGCCGAGCAGCGCGCCACCTCTGGACATCAGCTCGTCCTCGTCTGAGGAGGACGTGCTAGTGGAcagactgaagcagcagagCCTGTCGCCTGCCTGTGTGGTGGCAAAGGGAGGGGTCATGATGGACACCCAGTACTCCTCCATGTCCACCAACAGCTCGCCATCCTCCACCGGCAGCTTCGAGCGAGTCAACAGAGAGAACAACGAAAGAGGGCGCATCCTGGTGACCACGCCCATCGAGATCTGCGTGTAG